The following proteins are encoded in a genomic region of Streptosporangiales bacterium:
- a CDS encoding alpha-N-acetylglucosaminidase, which produces MDWPRWERELDRLALHGVNLPFVLTGHEAVIQRAFRGLDPGLDDAGVRAFLGGPAYLPFVTMGCLAGWDGPATQGWVDRRAELGARVIGRARELGMRPVLPGFAGHVPQQLAGRASTQVVDWTGFTTHALDPTDPLFADLGERYVAAQRELFGGTDHLYLADPFIESVPPAQTLDEVAATAAAVYEGMRRGDPDATWVFQSWPFTYQEDYWSADRIRAFLGAVPDDRTIILDLWSEHRPVTAALGSGKPWLWCMLHNFGGRPGMYGKLGTVATAPAASGAVGLGATMEDDRGDPVLYELLADVAWSGAVDLDSWLPGWVDARYGRVDAETGDALRRAWGLLRDTVYAADAPGPPGAVLLRRPVADGDLVPAPFLLSEAPRWRQVPDELWTAWELLAGAATAIASTGPDAARTAIGRDLADVAYLVVGTLGDHAQAEAASAYLAGDEAAFAAAARRFLTGIEDLERLLATRPEYLLGRWLADAASWGETGDERHAYEADARRILTLWGPPDGALVDYARRGWSGLLGTYYLPRWRRWVDALGSALRAGRPVDPVAFDADLRTFDAAWVEDGPAAGTLPTEPSGDTAAVACDLYARWHSRPT; this is translated from the coding sequence GTGGACTGGCCGCGCTGGGAACGCGAGCTCGACCGGCTCGCCCTGCACGGGGTGAACCTGCCGTTCGTGCTCACCGGCCACGAGGCCGTGATCCAGCGCGCGTTCCGCGGCCTCGACCCGGGCCTGGACGACGCCGGCGTCCGTGCCTTCCTCGGCGGTCCGGCGTACCTCCCGTTCGTCACCATGGGCTGCCTCGCCGGGTGGGACGGGCCCGCGACGCAGGGCTGGGTCGACCGGCGCGCGGAGCTGGGCGCGCGGGTGATCGGCCGTGCGCGCGAGCTCGGCATGCGCCCGGTGCTCCCCGGCTTCGCCGGGCACGTACCGCAGCAGCTCGCCGGTCGTGCCTCGACCCAGGTCGTGGACTGGACCGGCTTCACCACCCACGCGCTCGACCCGACCGATCCTCTCTTCGCCGACCTGGGGGAGCGGTACGTCGCCGCGCAGCGTGAGCTGTTCGGCGGCACCGACCACCTCTACCTGGCCGACCCGTTCATCGAGTCGGTGCCGCCGGCGCAGACGCTCGACGAGGTGGCCGCGACCGCGGCGGCCGTGTACGAGGGCATGCGCCGCGGCGACCCCGACGCGACCTGGGTGTTCCAGAGCTGGCCGTTCACGTACCAGGAGGACTACTGGAGCGCGGACCGGATCCGCGCGTTCCTCGGCGCCGTGCCCGACGACCGGACGATCATCCTCGACCTGTGGTCGGAGCACCGGCCGGTGACGGCCGCGCTCGGCTCCGGCAAGCCGTGGCTGTGGTGCATGCTGCACAACTTCGGCGGCCGGCCGGGGATGTACGGCAAGCTCGGGACGGTCGCGACGGCACCAGCGGCGTCGGGTGCGGTCGGCCTCGGCGCCACCATGGAGGACGACCGCGGCGACCCGGTGCTGTACGAGCTGCTCGCCGACGTCGCCTGGTCGGGCGCGGTCGACCTCGACTCCTGGCTCCCCGGCTGGGTCGACGCCCGTTACGGCCGGGTCGACGCGGAGACGGGTGACGCGCTGCGCCGGGCGTGGGGGCTGCTGCGCGACACCGTGTACGCCGCCGACGCGCCTGGCCCGCCGGGCGCGGTGCTGCTGCGCAGGCCGGTGGCCGACGGCGACCTCGTGCCGGCGCCGTTCCTGCTGTCCGAGGCGCCGCGGTGGCGGCAGGTGCCGGACGAGCTGTGGACCGCGTGGGAGCTGCTCGCCGGGGCGGCCACCGCGATCGCCAGCACCGGCCCCGACGCGGCCCGGACCGCGATAGGTCGCGACCTCGCCGACGTCGCGTACCTCGTCGTCGGCACGCTCGGCGACCACGCGCAGGCCGAGGCGGCGTCGGCGTACCTCGCCGGCGACGAGGCCGCCTTCGCCGCGGCGGCACGCCGGTTCCTCACCGGCATCGAGGACCTCGAACGGCTGCTCGCCACCCGCCCCGAGTACCTGCTCGGCCGGTGGCTCGCCGACGCGGCCTCGTGGGGAGAGACCGGCGACGAGCGGCATGCGTACGAGGCCGACGCGCGCCGCATCCTGACGCTCTGGGGTCCACCCGACGGGGCGCTCGTCGACTACGCGCGGCGCGGCTGGTCCGGCCTGCTCGGGACGTACTACCTCCCGCGCTGGCGCCGCTGGGTCGACGCGCTCGGCTCGGCGCTGCGGGCCGGCCGCCCGGTCGACCCGGTGGCGTTCGACGCCGACCTGCGCACGTTCGACGCCGCCTGGGTCGAGGACGGCCCCGCAGCTGGAACCCTGCCGACCGAGCCGTCCGGCGACACCGCCGCCGTCGCCTGCGACCTGTACGCCCGCTGGCACTCCCGGCCGACTTGA
- a CDS encoding DUF4440 domain-containing protein → MNVNDEVTAFLVAFEEAERTGDTAAHEDLLTDDFVAVGPLGFLLTKSDWKDRHGDGGGLTYDSFELAERELRQYGDTTVGIAMQRSPGNYHGNPIPSASRVTFVLVRDTGRIRMAGIQMSFVAGTPGAPPIPGRPS, encoded by the coding sequence ATGAACGTGAACGACGAGGTCACGGCCTTCCTGGTGGCGTTCGAGGAGGCCGAGCGGACCGGTGACACGGCCGCGCACGAGGACCTGCTGACCGACGACTTCGTCGCCGTAGGCCCGCTGGGGTTCCTGCTGACGAAGAGCGACTGGAAGGACAGGCACGGCGACGGCGGCGGCCTGACGTACGACAGCTTCGAGCTCGCCGAGCGCGAACTGCGGCAGTACGGCGACACGACCGTCGGCATCGCGATGCAGAGGTCGCCGGGGAACTACCACGGCAACCCGATCCCGTCCGCGTCGCGCGTGACGTTCGTCCTCGTGCGCGACACCGGACGGATCCGCATGGCCGGCATCCAGATGAGCTTCGTGGCCGGCACCCCCGGGGCGCCCCCGATCCCCGGCAGGCCGTCGTGA
- a CDS encoding DUF4350 domain-containing protein, translating into MGRGDPRPDARDRTRPRRARPARPPAGPYRRRGRHRRRPQPARPRRRAARGRADLRRRLVRRTQRQPHLVRRDHPGRRARPRRQARPRHRHSGSRLHLSTSLTPSTSTAARNARPIVLFVLALVVLVTVGLVLLVGSDRSEEPLSTESAEESGTRALAQLLDDRGVGVDEVTSTREAVERAGAGTTLVVAETLFLSEESAQAVADSDADLVLLAPYHSRLAQITALVETSTAAPSDETLLAPQCDLPAATRAGAAELGGQASYRTTSGGTTCYPSGEDAAALVQVRDGDRTITVVGSAFPFQNGGLAREGNAALALNLLGQHEDLVWLLPGPDDAPSGQTGSLASLVPMPARIAAFGAIAALVLFALSRARRLGPVVTERLPVVVRATETTEGRARLYRSLRARERAADAMRRGAVSRMRPLLRLPRGSDPEAVVAAVAGRVDRDPAPVAALLFGGAPPDDATLVRLADDLDALESEVRRS; encoded by the coding sequence GTGGGCCGAGGCGATCCGCGCCCGGATGCGCGCGATCGCACTCGGCCTCGAAGAGCGCGCCCTGCTCGACCGCCGGCCGGGCCGTACCGCCGACGAGGTCGCCACCGACGCCGCCCGCAGCCTGCCCGGCCACGTCGACGAGCTGCGCGCGGCCGCGCGGATCTTCGACGACGTCTGGTACGGCGGACGCAGCGGCAGCCGCACCTCGTACGACGAGATCACCCGGGTCGACGAGCGCGTCCGCGACGCCAAGCCCGCCCTCGCCACCGCCACAGCGGGAGCCGGCTGCACTTGAGCACCTCACTCACACCGTCGACCAGCACCGCCGCACGCAACGCGCGGCCTATCGTCCTCTTCGTGCTCGCGCTCGTCGTCCTCGTGACGGTCGGCCTCGTGCTGCTGGTCGGCAGCGACCGGAGCGAGGAGCCGCTCTCCACGGAGTCGGCGGAGGAGTCGGGCACCCGGGCACTCGCCCAGCTGCTCGACGACCGCGGCGTCGGCGTCGACGAGGTGACGTCGACCCGCGAGGCCGTCGAACGGGCCGGCGCCGGCACCACCCTCGTCGTCGCCGAGACCCTGTTCCTGTCCGAGGAGTCCGCCCAGGCGGTCGCCGACTCCGATGCCGACCTCGTCCTGCTCGCCCCGTACCACTCCCGCCTCGCCCAGATCACCGCCCTCGTCGAGACCTCGACGGCGGCGCCGTCCGACGAGACGCTGCTGGCGCCGCAGTGCGACCTGCCGGCCGCGACGCGCGCCGGCGCCGCCGAGCTCGGCGGCCAGGCCTCCTACCGCACGACCTCCGGCGGCACCACGTGCTACCCGTCGGGCGAGGACGCGGCGGCGCTCGTGCAGGTGCGCGACGGCGACCGCACCATCACCGTCGTCGGGTCGGCGTTCCCGTTCCAGAACGGCGGGCTCGCGCGGGAGGGCAACGCCGCCCTCGCCCTCAACCTGTTGGGCCAGCACGAGGACCTCGTCTGGCTGCTGCCCGGTCCCGACGACGCCCCGTCGGGACAGACCGGATCGCTCGCGAGCCTGGTGCCGATGCCCGCACGCATCGCGGCGTTCGGCGCGATCGCCGCCCTCGTCCTGTTCGCGCTCTCCCGCGCGCGGCGCCTCGGCCCGGTGGTGACCGAGCGGCTGCCCGTCGTGGTCCGTGCGACCGAGACGACCGAGGGGCGGGCGCGCCTGTACCGGTCCCTGCGCGCGCGAGAACGCGCGGCCGACGCGATGCGCCGCGGCGCCGTCTCCCGGATGCGCCCACTGCTGCGGCTCCCGCGCGGCAGCGACCCCGAGGCCGTCGTCGCGGCCGTCGCCGGACGGGTCGACCGCGATCCGGCCCCGGTGGCCGCGCTGCTGTTCGGCGGCGCCCCACCCGACGACGCGACGCTGGTGCGTCTCGCGGACGACCTCGACGCGCTGGAGAGCGAGGTCCGCCGATCGTGA
- a CDS encoding HAMP domain-containing protein, with amino-acid sequence MTTTRRTSRGRAGALPRAVGRRTGAAARFVAVSWRRSLQLRVVGSTLAVSCLVVVLLGWFLVARIEEGLLAEKVKAATEEAWSGALYTQGQLTALGASDPQALESLQAGLVTELANRGGTAGRYAIVVRASTRDLPPGAHPARATGGVDLDSVPLSLRSALDTTRPLQQRWTYTAITYNDRRETQPGVVVGTRVGPWQLYYLFPLEQEQDTLALVQRTVALVGAALVALLCAIAYLVTRQVVTPVRMAAQIAQRFEAGRLTERMAGKGEDDLARLATSFNSMAASLERQIGELEELGRVQRRFVSDVSHELRTPLTTVRMAADMLYHAREGFDTDAARAAELLQAQLDRFESLLADLLEISRYDAGAASLDASACDVRDLVRSVVEADAPLAERSGSEITLVLPDEPCIAEVDPRRVDRILRNLVVNAVHYGEGHPIEIRVASDETAVAVVVRDHGVGLEPDQVRRVFDRFWRADPARARGGGGTGLGLSIALEDARLHAGWLQATGVPGNGALFRLTLPVSAGEELRGSPLSMDLPGMPVVVRDDVEVAS; translated from the coding sequence GTGACCACGACACGGCGCACGAGCCGTGGCCGTGCCGGCGCGTTGCCCCGGGCCGTCGGTCGTCGCACCGGTGCGGCGGCACGGTTCGTCGCGGTCTCCTGGCGCCGGTCCCTGCAGCTCCGCGTGGTCGGCTCGACGCTCGCGGTCTCCTGCCTCGTCGTGGTGCTCCTCGGCTGGTTCCTCGTCGCCCGCATCGAGGAGGGGCTGCTCGCCGAGAAGGTGAAGGCCGCGACCGAGGAGGCCTGGTCGGGCGCGCTCTACACCCAGGGCCAGCTCACGGCCCTCGGCGCGAGTGACCCGCAGGCGCTCGAGTCGCTGCAGGCGGGTCTCGTCACCGAGCTGGCCAACAGGGGTGGCACGGCCGGGCGCTACGCCATCGTCGTCCGCGCATCGACCCGTGACCTGCCGCCGGGAGCGCACCCGGCGCGGGCGACCGGCGGGGTCGATCTCGACAGCGTCCCGTTGTCGCTGCGGAGCGCGCTCGACACCACCCGGCCGCTCCAGCAGCGCTGGACCTACACGGCGATCACGTACAACGACCGGCGGGAGACCCAGCCGGGCGTGGTCGTGGGCACTCGGGTCGGGCCCTGGCAGCTGTACTACCTGTTCCCGCTGGAGCAGGAGCAGGACACCCTCGCGCTCGTCCAGCGCACCGTCGCGCTCGTCGGCGCCGCGCTCGTCGCGTTGCTGTGCGCGATCGCGTACCTCGTCACCAGGCAGGTCGTCACGCCGGTACGCATGGCCGCGCAGATCGCGCAGCGGTTCGAGGCGGGCAGGCTGACCGAACGCATGGCCGGCAAGGGCGAGGACGACCTCGCCCGGCTGGCCACGTCGTTCAACTCGATGGCCGCGAGCCTGGAGCGCCAGATCGGGGAGCTGGAGGAGCTCGGTCGCGTGCAGCGCCGGTTCGTCTCCGACGTCTCGCACGAGCTGCGCACCCCGCTCACGACGGTGCGCATGGCGGCGGACATGCTCTACCACGCGAGGGAGGGGTTCGACACCGACGCGGCACGTGCCGCCGAGCTGTTGCAGGCGCAGCTCGACCGGTTCGAGTCGCTGCTCGCCGACCTGCTGGAGATCAGCCGCTACGACGCGGGCGCCGCGAGCCTCGATGCGAGCGCGTGCGACGTCCGCGACCTCGTGCGTTCGGTCGTCGAGGCCGACGCGCCACTGGCCGAGCGGAGCGGCAGCGAGATCACGCTCGTGCTCCCCGACGAGCCCTGCATCGCCGAGGTCGACCCCCGCCGCGTCGACCGCATCCTGCGCAACCTCGTCGTCAACGCCGTCCACTACGGCGAGGGCCATCCGATCGAGATCCGCGTCGCGTCCGACGAGACCGCCGTCGCCGTCGTCGTCCGCGACCACGGCGTCGGGCTCGAGCCCGACCAGGTGCGGCGGGTGTTCGACCGGTTCTGGCGCGCCGACCCCGCACGGGCCAGGGGCGGTGGCGGCACCGGTCTCGGCCTCTCGATCGCGCTGGAGGACGCGCGGCTGCACGCCGGCTGGTTGCAGGCCACGGGGGTACCCGGCAACGGCGCGCTCTTCCGCCTCACGCTGCCGGTGTCCGCCGGCGAGGAGCTGCGCGGGTCACCACTGTCGATGGACCTCCCCGGCATGCCCGTGGTCGTCAGGGACGACGTGGAGGTCGCCTCATGA
- a CDS encoding AAA family ATPase has product MAAPRSLRSVLRGRVRERAAVDALLDRARAGTGGGLLLHGEPGIGKSALLAYAAERADGMRVLRTAGVEPEADLGYATLHRLMFSVLGSLDRLPEPQARALGVVFGRAEGTAPDRFLVALAVLSLLSETAGERPLLCLVDDAQWADPLSMDVLAFVARRLDTEPIALAMAARADEGRAIDVAGLVDVPLAGLDRESAGALLAEHGGERLSPAERDELLVATGGNPLAIRELPAVPRSLAAQGEPAPLAAGMQQAFLDRARRRDPGAQRLLLLVAADGSGRVDAIRRAAKTYDGGDTPVPMQPLETGALDDLLVADGATLAFRHPLIRSAIYHGASQAERRSAHRALATAFEADPAEADRRAWHLGQASDGPDDAAADELERSAERAMRRGGPAAAAAALERAAALSGSDDARARRWVAAARAWWRGGHATSAHALLDRAERMPSLAAAERLDLRALQTLMDLRAGSPADALARLLPVLPDLVGAESGQAVELLMLFGEAGFHANAGTAWDEITVLAERLPANTGGDTDLLIRLFRGACRSRAGRDHDFGPDDVAALERLTDPTTMAWAGGMAYGIGLRDLALRMRRTAADRARASGAAGTLAWILEYVVGDEISAGRFATAEAHAEEAYRFAVESGQPSTACRHQSSLALLAALRGDEERARELADEVLAEANDRDLRSTAAVAYRTLGLLDLATGRATEALAHFEAIGRDRTAVHPGLVLITVPELVEAAVRDGRPERAQAPYERFATWADATGAPDLLALAARCGALLASGTAAEEAYVRALELHTGTGSPLERARTELLYGQHLRRERRRTDARTHLRAAQDTFRRIGAAVWADRAGDELRATGETARQREPSTLTTLTPQELRIATVVSEGATNREIAAQLFLSPRTVDYHLRKVFQKLGVTSRTELTRLVLAEAAGQPG; this is encoded by the coding sequence GTGGCGGCGCCCCGTAGCCTTCGCAGCGTGCTCAGGGGTCGGGTGAGGGAACGGGCGGCGGTCGACGCCCTCCTCGACCGCGCCCGCGCCGGCACCGGGGGCGGCCTGCTGCTGCACGGCGAGCCGGGCATCGGCAAGAGCGCGCTGCTCGCGTACGCGGCGGAGCGCGCGGACGGCATGCGCGTCCTGCGGACGGCCGGCGTCGAGCCCGAGGCCGACCTCGGCTACGCCACCCTGCACCGGCTAATGTTCTCCGTCCTCGGCTCGCTCGACCGGCTGCCCGAGCCGCAGGCGCGTGCGCTCGGCGTCGTGTTCGGGCGCGCGGAAGGGACGGCGCCCGACCGCTTCCTCGTCGCCCTCGCCGTCCTGTCCCTGCTGTCCGAGACCGCCGGCGAACGGCCGCTGCTCTGCCTGGTCGACGACGCGCAGTGGGCCGACCCGCTGTCGATGGACGTCCTCGCGTTCGTCGCCAGGCGGCTCGACACCGAGCCGATCGCGCTGGCGATGGCCGCGCGCGCCGACGAGGGCCGCGCGATCGACGTCGCCGGGCTCGTCGACGTGCCGCTCGCCGGGCTCGACCGCGAGTCCGCGGGCGCCCTGCTCGCCGAGCACGGCGGTGAGCGGCTGTCCCCGGCGGAGCGCGACGAGCTGCTGGTCGCGACCGGCGGCAACCCGCTCGCGATCAGGGAGCTGCCGGCGGTCCCGCGGTCCCTCGCGGCGCAGGGCGAGCCCGCGCCTCTCGCCGCGGGGATGCAGCAGGCGTTCCTCGACCGCGCCCGCCGACGTGACCCCGGCGCCCAGCGGCTGCTGCTGCTCGTCGCCGCCGACGGCTCGGGACGCGTCGACGCGATCCGCCGGGCCGCCAAGACGTACGACGGCGGGGATACACCCGTCCCGATGCAGCCCCTGGAGACCGGGGCGCTCGACGACCTGCTGGTGGCGGACGGCGCGACGCTGGCGTTCCGCCACCCGCTGATCAGGTCCGCGATCTACCACGGTGCGAGTCAGGCGGAGCGGCGGTCGGCGCACCGCGCGCTCGCGACGGCGTTCGAGGCCGACCCCGCCGAGGCGGACCGCCGCGCCTGGCACCTGGGGCAGGCGAGCGACGGGCCGGACGACGCCGCTGCCGACGAGCTCGAACGCTCGGCCGAGCGTGCTATGAGGCGCGGTGGTCCGGCGGCGGCCGCCGCGGCGCTCGAACGGGCCGCGGCGCTGAGCGGGTCCGACGACGCCCGCGCCCGTCGGTGGGTGGCGGCGGCCAGGGCCTGGTGGCGCGGCGGGCACGCGACGTCCGCCCACGCCCTGCTCGACCGCGCGGAACGTATGCCGTCCCTCGCCGCCGCCGAACGCCTCGACCTGAGAGCGCTGCAGACGCTGATGGACCTGCGCGCGGGGAGTCCCGCCGACGCCCTGGCCCGGCTGCTGCCGGTGCTCCCCGACCTGGTCGGCGCCGAGTCCGGGCAGGCGGTCGAGCTGCTCATGCTGTTCGGCGAGGCCGGCTTCCACGCCAACGCCGGCACCGCCTGGGACGAGATCACCGTGCTCGCCGAGCGGCTGCCCGCGAACACCGGCGGCGACACCGACCTGCTCATCCGGCTGTTCCGCGGCGCGTGCCGCTCCCGTGCCGGGCGCGACCACGACTTCGGTCCCGACGACGTCGCGGCGCTGGAGCGCCTGACCGATCCGACGACGATGGCGTGGGCCGGCGGCATGGCGTACGGCATCGGCCTGCGCGACCTCGCCCTGCGGATGCGACGCACGGCGGCCGACAGGGCGCGCGCGTCGGGTGCCGCCGGCACGCTCGCCTGGATCCTGGAGTACGTCGTCGGCGACGAGATCTCGGCGGGCCGGTTCGCGACGGCGGAGGCCCACGCCGAGGAGGCGTACCGCTTCGCGGTGGAGTCGGGGCAGCCGAGCACCGCCTGCCGGCACCAGAGCTCGCTCGCGCTGCTCGCCGCGCTGCGCGGTGACGAGGAGCGGGCCAGGGAGCTCGCCGACGAGGTGCTGGCCGAGGCGAACGACCGCGACCTGCGCAGCACGGCCGCGGTCGCGTACCGGACGCTCGGCCTGCTCGACCTCGCCACCGGCCGTGCCACCGAGGCGCTGGCGCACTTCGAGGCGATCGGTCGCGACCGCACCGCCGTGCACCCGGGCCTCGTCCTCATCACGGTGCCCGAGCTCGTCGAGGCCGCCGTCCGCGACGGGCGGCCGGAGCGCGCGCAGGCACCGTACGAGCGGTTCGCCACCTGGGCCGACGCCACCGGCGCGCCCGACCTGCTCGCGCTCGCGGCCAGGTGCGGGGCACTGCTCGCGTCGGGGACGGCCGCCGAGGAGGCGTACGTGCGGGCGCTGGAGCTGCATACCGGCACCGGGAGCCCGCTCGAACGCGCCCGCACGGAACTGCTCTACGGCCAGCACCTGCGTCGCGAACGACGCCGCACCGACGCCCGCACTCACCTGCGTGCCGCCCAGGACACGTTCCGCCGCATCGGCGCCGCGGTGTGGGCCGACCGGGCGGGCGACGAGCTCCGCGCGACGGGCGAGACCGCCAGGCAGCGCGAGCCGAGCACCCTCACCACGCTCACGCCGCAGGAGCTGCGCATCGCCACCGTCGTGAGCGAGGGGGCGACCAACCGCGAGATCGCCGCCCAGCTCTTCCTCAGCCCGCGCACCGTCGACTACCACCTGCGCAAGGTCTTCCAGAAGCTCGGTGTCACCTCCCGCACCGAGCTGACCCGCCTGGTCCTGGCCGAGGCCGCCGGTCAGCCGGGGTAG
- a CDS encoding glucose 1-dehydrogenase, with protein MRRPSLTGRVAIVTGASRGIGAATARAFARAGASVVLAARDEQALAAVAEEISATGGRALAVPTDVGEAASVRRLVEQTLGAYGRLDAAVNNAAGGGHRPTPLADVAVADYDSALQVSLRGVFLAMKYEIPAMLDGGGGAIVNMASTAGLEAVGGLAGYVSSKFGVVGLTRTAALDYAGSGVRVNALAPGPILTEQLGRAGEQAQRAAAAALPVGRLGHPDEVAASAVWLCSPESSFVTGVTLPVDGGMLAGMPPFQRTMKERAS; from the coding sequence GTGAGGCGCCCATCGCTCACCGGCCGGGTCGCGATCGTGACCGGCGCGAGCCGCGGGATCGGAGCCGCGACGGCACGGGCGTTCGCCCGGGCCGGTGCGAGCGTCGTCCTCGCGGCGCGCGACGAGCAGGCGCTGGCCGCGGTGGCGGAGGAGATCTCCGCCACCGGCGGCCGGGCGCTCGCTGTCCCCACCGACGTCGGCGAGGCGGCGTCGGTGCGACGCCTCGTCGAGCAGACGCTCGGGGCGTACGGCCGCCTCGACGCCGCGGTGAACAACGCGGCGGGCGGGGGACACCGGCCCACGCCGCTGGCCGACGTGGCTGTCGCGGACTACGACAGCGCGCTGCAGGTGAGCCTGCGCGGCGTCTTCCTCGCCATGAAGTACGAGATCCCGGCGATGCTCGACGGCGGCGGCGGCGCGATCGTCAACATGGCGTCGACCGCCGGGCTGGAGGCCGTGGGCGGGCTGGCCGGCTACGTGTCGAGCAAGTTCGGCGTCGTCGGCCTCACCAGGACGGCGGCACTCGACTACGCCGGCTCCGGTGTCCGCGTCAACGCGCTGGCGCCCGGGCCGATCCTCACCGAGCAGCTCGGGCGGGCGGGGGAGCAGGCCCAGCGGGCCGCGGCCGCCGCGCTGCCCGTCGGGCGGCTCGGTCATCCGGACGAGGTCGCGGCGAGTGCGGTGTGGCTGTGCTCGCCCGAGTCGTCGTTCGTCACCGGGGTCACGCTCCCCGTCGACGGCGGCATGCTGGCCGGCATGCCGCCCTTCCAACGAACCATGAAGGAGAGGGCGTCATGA
- a CDS encoding DUF4129 domain-containing protein, producing the protein MSVPIVIGRDEARRAAQEELRKAIYQDAKPTPFERWLERLTEFIDKILSATEDTTVSGWVGIAVLVALVVLVVVLIWRRAGTVQRTQRRARAALLETGGAMTAAEQRAAATRHAGSEEWAEAIRARMRAIALGLEERALLDRRPGRTADEVATDAARSLPGHVDELRAAARIFDDVWYGGRSGSRTSYDEITRVDERVRDAKPALATATAGAGCT; encoded by the coding sequence ATGAGTGTGCCCATCGTGATCGGTCGCGACGAGGCCCGGCGTGCCGCGCAGGAGGAACTGCGGAAGGCGATCTATCAGGACGCCAAGCCCACGCCCTTCGAACGCTGGCTCGAGCGGCTGACGGAGTTCATCGACAAGATCCTCAGCGCCACCGAGGACACCACGGTCAGCGGGTGGGTCGGGATCGCCGTCCTCGTCGCGCTCGTGGTGCTGGTGGTCGTCCTGATCTGGCGTCGCGCCGGCACGGTGCAGCGCACCCAGCGGCGGGCGAGGGCCGCGCTCCTCGAGACAGGCGGGGCGATGACCGCGGCGGAGCAGCGCGCCGCCGCCACCCGTCATGCCGGGTCCGAGGAGTGGGCCGAGGCGATCCGCGCCCGGATGCGCGCGATCGCACTCGGCCTCGAAGAGCGCGCCCTGCTCGACCGCCGGCCGGGCCGTACCGCCGACGAGGTCGCCACCGACGCCGCCCGCAGCCTGCCCGGCCACGTCGACGAGCTGCGCGCGGCCGCGCGGATCTTCGACGACGTCTGGTACGGCGGACGCAGCGGCAGCCGCACCTCGTACGACGAGATCACCCGGGTCGACGAGCGCGTCCGCGACGCCAAGCCCGCCCTCGCCACCGCCACAGCGGGAGCCGGCTGCACTTGA
- a CDS encoding response regulator: MKGRVLVVDDDPALAEMLGIVLKSEGFEPHFCPTGDKAIDLFRETRPDLVLLDLMLPGKDGIDVCREIRAESGTPIVMLTAKSDTVDVVLGLESGADDYIVKPFKPKELVARVRARLRRSDDPLPEVLQIGDLTIDVAAHEVRRDDRSIGLTPLEFDLLVALARKPRQVFTREVLLEQVWGYRHAADTRLVNVHVQRLRSKVERDPENPHIVVTVRGVGYKAGPA, translated from the coding sequence ATGAAGGGACGCGTCCTGGTCGTCGACGACGACCCCGCACTCGCCGAGATGCTCGGCATCGTGCTCAAGAGCGAGGGCTTCGAGCCGCACTTCTGCCCGACGGGTGACAAGGCGATCGACCTGTTCCGAGAGACACGACCCGACCTCGTCTTGCTCGACCTGATGCTGCCCGGCAAGGACGGCATCGACGTCTGCCGCGAGATCAGGGCCGAGTCGGGCACGCCGATCGTCATGCTCACGGCGAAGAGCGACACGGTCGACGTCGTGCTGGGACTCGAGTCGGGTGCCGACGACTACATCGTCAAGCCGTTCAAGCCGAAGGAGCTCGTCGCGCGGGTCAGGGCGCGGTTGCGGCGTTCCGACGACCCGTTGCCCGAGGTACTCCAGATCGGTGACCTCACCATCGACGTGGCGGCGCACGAGGTGCGTCGCGACGACAGGTCGATCGGGCTGACCCCGTTGGAGTTCGACCTCCTCGTCGCGCTCGCCCGCAAGCCGCGCCAGGTGTTCACCCGCGAGGTGCTGCTCGAACAGGTGTGGGGCTATCGTCACGCCGCGGACACACGCCTCGTCAACGTCCACGTGCAGCGGCTCCGGTCGAAGGTCGAACGCGACCCGGAGAACCCGCACATCGTCGTCACCGTTCGCGGAGTCGGTTACAAGGCCGGCCCCGCCTGA